A single genomic interval of Stieleria maiorica harbors:
- a CDS encoding metallophosphoesterase family protein, with protein sequence MTTRKILHAADIHLDSPLKKLDRYDSAPSHRIRRASRRALENMTALAVDEDVDLVVIAGDLYDGDWPDQNTGLAFVKEAAKLVAAGIPVLVIRGNHDAANLMTASLPLPKNPDGSDLFLQTGKAESRYLEDIGVAVHGQSFRSRAEKANLAAKYPDAVAGMFNLGMLHTGLEGATTHAHYAPCTAAQLTDKGYDYWALGHIHVRGDHRIEGGPPIVFSGNLQGRHIGEQGAKGCVLIEVDSRNQCRYDFRPLDVLRWHECRIDVSQMQERDQILDAYQHWVADQIDASDGRLLVARVRLVGQSALHASLHQNAEWIRAELQAISVAAGDELVWLEDVKIRTAMPSDQKVSLDFDGPLESLASVLEGLRNDPSLASHIERELAGLTKKLPKELKGDDDQAAFPFGDDQWVAGLVESAAADVVGRLQQDESTANASGATK encoded by the coding sequence TTGACCACACGAAAGATCCTTCACGCGGCGGACATCCACTTGGACAGTCCGCTGAAAAAGCTGGACCGTTATGACAGTGCGCCGTCGCATCGAATTCGTCGCGCGTCGCGTCGTGCGCTCGAGAACATGACGGCGCTTGCGGTCGATGAAGACGTCGATCTGGTCGTGATCGCTGGCGATTTGTACGACGGCGACTGGCCCGACCAGAACACCGGTTTGGCGTTTGTCAAAGAGGCGGCCAAGTTGGTTGCCGCCGGAATCCCGGTGCTGGTCATCCGAGGCAACCATGACGCTGCAAATTTGATGACCGCGTCGTTGCCGCTGCCCAAGAATCCCGACGGTAGCGACCTGTTCCTGCAAACCGGCAAAGCGGAGTCGAGGTATTTGGAGGACATCGGCGTCGCGGTTCACGGCCAATCGTTTCGCAGCCGTGCCGAAAAGGCCAATCTGGCCGCAAAGTATCCCGACGCGGTGGCGGGAATGTTCAATCTGGGCATGCTGCACACGGGGTTGGAAGGTGCGACCACGCACGCTCACTATGCGCCCTGCACAGCGGCACAGTTGACCGACAAGGGGTACGACTACTGGGCACTCGGCCACATCCACGTTCGCGGTGACCATCGGATCGAAGGCGGCCCACCGATCGTTTTTAGCGGAAACCTGCAGGGGCGGCACATCGGCGAGCAAGGTGCCAAGGGCTGCGTGCTGATCGAAGTCGATTCGAGAAACCAATGCCGCTACGACTTTCGTCCGCTGGACGTATTGCGTTGGCACGAGTGCCGGATCGATGTGAGTCAAATGCAGGAGCGGGATCAGATCCTTGATGCCTACCAACATTGGGTCGCGGATCAAATCGATGCCAGTGACGGCCGTCTGTTGGTGGCCCGAGTCCGATTGGTCGGTCAGTCGGCATTGCACGCTTCGCTGCACCAGAACGCAGAGTGGATTCGAGCGGAATTGCAGGCGATCAGTGTTGCCGCCGGTGACGAATTGGTCTGGCTGGAAGACGTCAAGATCCGAACGGCGATGCCGAGCGACCAAAAAGTTTCGCTCGATTTCGACGGCCCACTGGAAAGCCTGGCATCGGTGCTGGAAGGGCTGCGCAACGATCCGTCGCTGGCATCGCACATCGAGCGTGAACTCGCCGGGCTGACCAAAAAACTGCCCAAGGAACTCAAGGGGGATGATGACCAGGCGGCGTTTCCGTTTGGCGATGATCAATGGGTCGCGGGATTGGTCGAATCCGCCGCCGCGGATGTCGTCGGACGACTTCAACAGGATGAATCAACCGCCAATGCATCAGGAGCAACGAAATGA